The Paraburkholderia sp. BL23I1N1 sequence CGCGTCGTCGCCGTCAACGGGGCGCCGCTGTCCACGGGACGCGCGATCGCTCGTTACGTCCTGGCCTGGCTGTGGTTTTTGCCGCCGCTCGCGCTGCATCCGTTGCTGGGTCTCGCCGTGCCTCAGACGCTGGTGGTCGCCGCGATCTGGTTCGTGCTGTGGGCCACCACGGGCCGCTTCGATTCGCAGCGTCAATTCCTGCACGACCGTCTCGCCGGTACGCGCGTCATTAGCGTCGAGCGCTGAGCAAACGGGCCGCCCTGCAATTCACGCCGCCGCGCCCGCGCTCCGCGCTCGCTTGACTGCGGTTACCTCTCGGCACCGCCCTTCTTTGCCCCCCCTCCGCCGCGTCTCCGTTCCGACACAGTAATAAGAACTTCTCGTGACTGTCACGGCACGGTCACGCGCGACTGGCGCAATACGGGCACCGCAACTCGACGCGTGAGCCATGGACCCCAAAACGTCCGCGACTTCCCTGTTCCGCCAGACCGGCCCGAGCGTCGACCCTGTCGCGTTCCGCCCGGAACCCAACCCCAGTCACGGCATGCCGTTGCCTGTGCCGTCGCTCCCGCTCGACGCGCAGGCCGCCCATCACGACGACGAGCACGCCGAACCGCACCGCTATCGCACCATCTGGCTATCCGATATCCATCTCGGCTCCAGCGGTTGTCAGGCACCGTATCTGCTCGACTTCCTGCGGCACAACGAGTCGGAATACCTGTATCTCGTGGGCGACATCATCGACGGCTGGCAGTTGAAGAAAGGCTGGTACTGGCCGCAGGCGCACAACGACGTCGTGCAGAAGGTGCTGCGCAAAGCGCGCAAAGGCACCCAGGTGATCTACGTCCCGGGCAATCACGACGAAGCCGCGCGCCAGTTCTGCGACCTCGCATTCGGCGACATCCACGTCCGCGGCGAAGCGTTCCACACGACGCTCGCCGGCAAGCGCCTATGGATCGTGCACGGCGATCTGTTCGACGGCGTGATCCAGCATGCGAAGTGGCTCGCCTATCTCGGCGACACGCTCTACACGATGATCCTGATCCTGAACCGCTGGTTCAACCGGATCCGCAGCCGGCTCGGCTTTCCGTACTGGTCGCTGTCGCAATACCTGAAGCACCAGGTGAAGAACGCGGTGAATTTCATCTCGTCGTTCGAGCGCGTGATGACGGACGAAGCACGCCGCCGCGGTTGCGACGGCGTGGTCTGTGGACACATCCACAAAGCCGAGATCCGCGAGATCGACGGCGTGCTGTATTGCAACGACGGCGATTGGGTCGAAAGCCTGTCGGCACTCGTCGAGACGTATGAAGGCGAACTCAAGGTGATCTACTGGACCGTGATGCGCGCACCGGAAGTCGGCGTGCAAAAGGCCCGGGCGACCGCGTAGTCCCTCTCCACTTCTATTGGGCCGAAACCGATGAAGATCATGATCGTCACCGATGCATGGGAACCGCAGGTCAATGGCGTCGTGCGTACGCTGAAAAACACCACGCGCGAACTCACCGCACTCGGCCACCAGGTCGACCTGCTGACACCGCTCGAATTCAAGACGATCCCGTGCCCGACTTATCCTGAGATTCGCCTGTCGCTGCTGCCGGGCCGCAAGCTGCGTCAGCGCATTGACGATTTCGCGCCCGACGCGCTGCACATCGCCACCGAAGGTCCGCTCGGCATGGCCGCGCGGGCCTATGCGATCAAGCACAAGCTGCCGTTCACGACCGCTTATCACACGCGCTTTCCCGAATACGTGCAGGCGCGTTTCGGCATTCCGCTCGCGCTCACCTACAAGTTTCTGCACTGGTTCCACAAAGCGTCGCTGGCCGTGATGGCGCCCACGCCGGTGGTCAAGGCCGACCTCGAAAAATTCGGCTTCACCAACGTGGTGCTGTGGACCCGCGGCGTCGATCTCGACATCTTTCACCAGATGGACTCGAAGGTCCTCAACACCGCGCGGCCGATCTTTCTGTACGTCGGACGTGTGGCGGTCGAAAAGAACGTCGAGGCGTTTCTCAAGCTCGACCTGCCCGGCTCGAAGTGGGTCGCGGGCGAAGGCCCCGCACTCGCCGAACTGAAGTCGCGCTATCCGCAAGCGAATTACCTGGGTGTGCTGACGCAAGCCGAATTGGCGAAGGTCTATGCCGCCGCCGACGTATTCGTGTTCCCGAGCCGCACCGATACCTTCGGGCTCGTGCTGCTCGAGGCGCTGGCCTGCGGCACGCCGGTCGCGGCGTATCCGGTGACCGGTCCGATCGACGTGCTCGGCGACGGCGGCGCGGGCGCCATGCACGAGGACTTGCGCGAAGCCTGCCTCGAAGCGCTGAAGATCGAACGCAGCCATGCACGCGCGTGGGCTGAACGCTTCTCGTGGGCCGCGGCGTCCGAGCAATTCGCGGCCCATCTGAAGCCGCTGCCGCGCACCTCGTACAGCGAGGAAAGCGCCGCCGCGTGACGCGACGCGCCGAGCCGCTTATGCGAACCCGAAACTCCACCGCGGCACGCGCGTCGAACCGCGCGTTGCGCGCTGTCGATGCCGGCACCGACGCCGCCGGCGTCGAGCCGTTCGACGACGTGAGCGAGCACGGCACGCCGGATCACGTCCATCACGCGAATGGTTTTCACGGCGTGAACGGCGCGAGCCTCGCGAATCCCCCGAGCCCCCCGAGCCCCGAGAGCGAGCCGCACAACGAACCGCTCAGCCCCGACGATCCGCTCGCCCCACTCCCCTTCAATCCGTACAAGGGCAATCGCGGCGTGACCCGCGCGTGGCACGCGATGAAAAATTCGCTTGCCGGGTTCCGTGTGGCGATCCGCGAGGAAAGCGCGTTTCGTCAGGAACTCACGCTCGCCGCGATCCTGATTCCGTGTGGCGTGCTGGTGCCCGTCGATCCCGTGTCGCGCGTCTTGCTGCTCGGCTCGGTACTGCTGGTGCTGATCGTGGAATTGTTGAACTCGAGTCTCGAGGCGGCCATCGACCGGATTTCGCTCGAACGCCATGAGTTGTCGCGCCGTGCCAAAGATCTCGGCAGCGCGGCGGTGATGGTCGCGCTCGGCATGTGTGTGATGACGTGGGGGCTGATCGTCGGGCCACTCGTCGTGCGTTGGATCAAAGCGTTGCTGTGAGCATGCATGACGGCAAAAGCCACTCTGCAGCATCGCCTGGCGCGCCTGATCCAGCGTTCCAGAAAATGAAAACCCTGAGTATCCGTTTGGTATAAGAACGGTCGGTTTATAATCGTTCGATAGTCTCACAGGCCTGTCGCGTAGCGGCAGGTTTGGAGGCGCTCAAAATACCAACCGCGTCCGGGTGGATCACGCTAGAGCGGCAAGCCGCCACGCGCCCAGCCCGGCGTAACCAGGGCCGGACGACATGGAAGCCAAACCTCCCCGCCGCACCCGCGAACGGATTCTCGAGCTGTCGTTGAAACTGTTCAACGAAATCGGCGAGCCGAACGTCACTACGACGACGATCGCCGAGGAAATGGAAATCAGTCCAGGCAACCTGTACTACCACTTCCGCAACAAAGACGACATCATCAACAGCATCTTCAGCCAGTTCGAGCAGGAGATCGAAAAGCGTCTGCGTTTCCCCGACGACCACCGCGCGACCATCGACGAAATGTGGTCGTACCTGCAGTACATGGTCGATTTCATGTGGCGGTATCGCTTTCTGTATCGCGACCTGAACGATCTGCTGGCGCGCAATCGCACGCTGGAGACACATTTCAAGCAGATCATCAGCCACAAGGTGCGCTTTGCGAGTCAGTTCTGCGAGCAGCTCGTGGCGGACGGTGAAATGGTTGCGACGCCCGAGGAACTGCACGTGATCGCCACCAACGTCGGCGTGATCGGCACTTACTGGCTGTCGTACCAGTTCGTGATGAACCCGCGCAAATACAACGAGCAGGAAACGATTCGCGTGGAGCTGCATCAGGTGAGCGTACAGATCGTGTCGCTGATGGCGCCTTATCTGCGCGGCCGCTCGCGGCAGATTTTCGACGACCTCGTCTCGGGCAAGCTGCCCAGGCGCGAGTTCTACGACTACCTGCCGCCGAAGGAAGGCGCCGCGCCCCGTAACGAACCGAAGGACGTTTGAGCATGAAGTCGGTGTGTGTGTATTGCGGCTCCTCCGACGGAGCCAAACCGTTGTACGCCGAAGCCGCGCGCGCCTTCGGCCGTGCGTTGGTGCAGGCCGATCTCGCACTGGTCTATGGCGGCGGCAAGGTCGGCCTGATGGGCGTGATCGCCGACACGGTGATGGCCGAAGGCGGTCGCGCAATCGGCGTGATTCCCGAATTGCTGGTCAACAAGGAAGTCGGCCATAACGGCTTGACCGAGTTGCATGTGGTGCCCGACATGCATCATCGCAAGAAGATGATGGCCGACCTGTCCGACGCGTTCGTCGCGATGCCGGGCGGTGCGGGCACGCTCGAAGAGCTGTTCGAGGTCTATACGTGGGCGCAACTCGGCTACCACCAGAAGCCGGTGGCACTGCTGAATATCGACGGCTTCTACGATCCGCTGATCGCGCTGCTCAAGCACACGGTGGAAGAGGGCTTCATGCGGCAGACCTATTTCGACATCCTGCAAAGGGATGCCGATCCCGTCGCGCTGATCGACAAGCTGCAACACTATCGGCCGCCCGTCAGCGACAAATGGGCCGTCAAGCGCGACGCCGTTTGAGCGACGCCTGCAGTTGTGCCTGTTCTGCCCTCTGAACGAACACCGGCCGCACACTCCCGCGGCCCAGCCCGAACAATGAGGTTGCGATGACGAAAGCCGTTCTGATCACCGGTGGCAGCCGCGGCATTGGCCGCGCAACCGCGCGTTTGCTGGGCGCGCGCGGCTGGTCGGTCGGCGTGAACTACGTGCGAAATCTCGCGGCCGCGCAGGAAACCGTTGCTGAAGTGGAACGCGCCGGCGGGCACGCGTTGCCGATTCCCGGCGACGTCGCCAGCGAAGCCGATGTGATCGCGATGTTCGACGCGCTCCAGCAGAAGTTCGGCCGAGTCGATGCACTCGTGAACAACGCGGGAATCGTCGCGCCGTCGAGCCAGCTCGCGGATATGGACCTCGCGCGTCTGAAGCGCATGTTCGACGTGAACGTGCTCGGCGCCTACCTGTGCGCACGCGAAGCCGCGCGCCGGATGTCGACCACCCGCGGCGGCGCGGGCGGCGTGATCGTGAATATCTCGTCGGCGGCTTCGCGTTTGGGTTCCCCGAGCGAATACGTCGATTACGCCGGCTCGAAAGGCGCCGTCGACACCATGACGCTCGGCCTCGCGAAAGAACTCGGCCCGCAGGGTGTGCGCGTGAACGCGGTGCGGCCCGGCCTGATCGACACCGAAATCCACGCCAGCGGCGGCAAGCCCGAGCGCGCCGCCCGGCTCGGCGCGACCACGCCGCTGGGCCGCCCCGGCAGCGCCGATGAAGTCGCCGAGTCGATCGTCTGGTTATTGAGCGACGCGGCCTCGTACGTCACGGGCGCCCTGCTCGACGTGACCGGCGGACGCTGAGCGGCCCCTCTTCTTTCTGCTTGCGCGGCCAGCGGTTCCCGCGCCCGCCTGTTCCTTTCTGACTCCCGACGCCCCATTCCCGTCGATTTGATGAGGAATCGGTGCAATCCGTTCGGCCGATCGGAATATTCCGCGCTTTTTCTGTAATCTACCGTAACAATCCGGGACTACAATCGCAGCGTTCGCACGCAACCGCACGCGGCGCACAGCAAGAACATAAGCCCGCGGCCCACGTCGTCGCGCAGGCTGACCAGAGATTCTCATGCACGAAAAACTATCCGCGCCCTGGCGTACGGGGAACGTCGCGGTTGCGACGCCAGCGCCGGCCGGCCCGGCCGATGGTGCTCCCAAACCGCGCGCCGGCCCGGCACGCGTTGCCGAATCCCGCGCGGCCCTGCCGGAGGGCCACACTACCGCAGCCGAAGCCGCGGCGCCCGCAAGGCCTGCTGCCCCCGTCGGCCCTTCCGCCCCCACCGCTCCGGCGCCCGCTTCGCGTGGCGCCCGGCGCTTGCGCGCGCTCACGGCTTCCCGGCCGCTCATGTGGCTGGTCGCGCTGGCCATCGTGTGCGCGTGGCTCCTGCCCGGCACCTTGGGCCACGACCCATGGAAGCAGGACGAGACCTACACGTTCGGCATCATCCAGCACATGCTCGATACCGGCGACCTGGTCGTACCGACCAACGCCGGCCAGCCCTTTGTGGAAAAGCCACCGATCTACGATTGGGTCGCCGCCGGGCTCGCCTGGATGTTCGGCCGTTATCTGCCGTTGCATGACGCGGCACGCCTCGCGAGTGCGCTCTTCGCCGGCCTGACTGTCTACTACACGGCGCGCGTCACCCGCCGCGCGGTGGCCGCGTCGCGCTGGCTCGACATCCGCGTGATCGGCACGTTGGCGTTGTTCGCGAGCACGCTCGTCGTCATCAAGCACGTGCACGACATGATGACCGACGTCGCGCTCATGGCCGGTGCCGCGCTCGGTTTCTGCGGCCTGTTCGAACTGGTGCTGGTGCATCTGCGCGACGAAGCACGGCTGCTGCCGGTCGACACACGCCGCCGGCGCCACGCGATCCTCAGCGGCGCGGCGATGTTCGGCGCCGGCGTCGGCGCGTCGTTGCTGGCCAAGGGCCTGTTCGTGCCGCTCGTATTCGGCGTGACGACCGTCGCGGTGCTAGTGCTGTATCCCGCCTGCCGCACTCGCCGCTTCGCAGGCGCACTCGGTATTGCCGCACTGGTCTCTTCGCCCTTCGTTCTGATCTGGCCGATCTGTTTCTATCTGCGCTCCGAAGCACTCTTCAAAGTCTGGCTGTGGGACAACAATATCGGCCGCTTCCTCGGCTTTTCGGTGGCGCAACTCGGCTCCGAAAACGAAAGCCGTCTGTTCGTGCTGCGCACTGTGCTTAGCGTCGGCTTTCCGGTGGTGCCGCTTGCGCTGGCCGCGCTTGCCGGCGGCAAGTGGCGCCGCTGGCGCGATCCGCGTGTGGCGCTCCCGGTAATTTTCGCAGGCACCGGTTTCGCCGTCCTGCAAACGTCGGCAACGGTTCGCGAACTGTACATTCTGCCGTTCATCGCCCCGCTCGCCTTGGTGGCGATGCAAGGCATCGAAAAGCTGCCGCGGCGTCTGCACGCAAGCTGGGACATGGCGAGCCGCGTGCTGTTCGGCAGCACGGCCGCGCTCGCGTGGATCATCTGGTCGATCATGAGCGATCCGGCCAACACGCATGCGTCGCTGCACCGGCTCGGCCGCTGGTTGCCGCTTGACTGGGTGTTGCCGGTCAAGCCCGGGCTGATCGCGGCCGCGCTGCTAATGACGCTCGGCTGGCTGTGGCTGCTGCCGGTCTTCAAGTACGCAGGCAAATGGCGCGGCGCGCTGAGCTGGTGCGCCGGCGCGATTCTCGCGTGGGGACTGGTCAGCACGCTGCTGCTGCCGTGGCTCGACTATGCGAAAAGTTACCGCTCCGTGTTCGAAAATCTCGGCACCAGCATGAATATCGAATGGAACGACGGCGATTGCATGGCCAGCACGGGGCTCGGCGAATCCGAGGCGCCGATGCTGTACTACTACGCCGGCATCGAGCATCAACCAACCGCGAACGCCGCAACGACCGAGTGCACCTGGCTGATCGAACAGACCCGCCGCGACAATGCACAGGCGCCTGCGGGCGATTGGCGTCTGTTCTGGTCGGGCGCGCGCCCGGGCGACAACGACGAGCTGTTGCGGGTGTTCGTGCGGACACCGTCGACGCCCGCGCGCGGCGAGTAGCACGCCGCGACGGATGGCGCCTGATCTGTGCTTGCGCGTCGCCCCTTGCGCCTAGAACGACGAGCCAGGCTCCTTCAGAAAAGCCGCTTCTTCATCCGTCGACTGACGCCCGAGTAGCGCATTACGATGTGGAAAGCGTCCGAAACGCTCGATGATTCTTGCGTGCCTGACCGCGGAGCCGTAGTAGGACGCACCGCCTGGCTCGGCCTTCAGCTGTTTGAACAGGCGCAACGATTCGTGCTGGCTGGCGAGCGTTTCGTCGTGTTCGAACGGCAGATACGCGAACGCGCGATGATGCACGGTCGGCAATAAGAGCTCGGCGCCGCTTGCGATCATCCGTTGCGCGATGCGTAGCGCCTGATGGTCGGCCGCGAAAGCACGCGGTGTATTGCGGTAGCAATTGCGGGAAAACTGATCCAGCACGATGACCAGCGCCAACGCACCGAGCGGTGATTCCGTCCAGCTGTCGAGTAGCCCTTCACGCGCCGCGTCGATCAGTGCTCCGAAGCGTTCCAGCAGCATCGCATCGAAGGCCTGATTGCGGGAGAACCAGAGCTTGCGGGCCTGACCGAAGGTGGGGGTATCCGGAGCGCCGAACCAGCAGTTGAGGACTGCGCGCGCCTCTGCCGCTTCCGGGCCCGCCGCCCCATCAACCATTGCGGTTGCGCATCCAGTCCGCTGTCTCGAAGAACGACGCCAGCAAACGCTCCCTCAACGGCTCGGAAAGCCCGACGTCGTCCATCGCCCATGCCATGCAGCGAAGCCACTGATCCCGCTCGCCGGACGCAATCGGAAACGGCATGTGCCTCGCCCGTAGCCTCGGATGGCCGAACCGGCTGATGTAATGATCGGGGCCCCCCATCCACCCGCACAGGAACCAGAAAAACTTGTCGCGCGAGCCATCGAGCGATTCCGGATGCAACGCCCGAATCCCGGCGAATTCCGGTTCGAGATCCATCAGGTCATAAAACCGGTCGACCAGTTCGCGCACGCGCGTTTCACCGCCCACCAGTTCGAAGGCCGTCGGCTGCGCCGCGGACACTTCGTCGTTAAGATTGCTCATACCCAATCACAGAAAACCAAAGTAGAAAAATCACGCGTCCCGCAGCGATTGCAACGCGGGACGCGCCAGCACATGCCGCAAGCTGAGCCAGCCGCCCACACCCGCGCAGGCAATCCCGGCCGCGATACCCGCGGGCAACAGCCACGGATCGAAGCTCAGATAAAACTCGAACACGTGTGTTGCCAGCACCCAGCCAATCACTTGTGCGCCAATCGCTGCCATCAAACCCGCCAGCGCGCCCACCGCCACAAACTCGGCGACCTGCACCGCCCGTACCTGACGATGCGAAGCACCCAGCGCGCGCAGCAGCGCGGATTCTCGCATACGCTCATCACGCGTGCCGGCCAGCGCCGCGTAGAGCACCAGCACGCCGGCTGCGAGCGTGAACGCGAACAGGAACTGCACCGCGCCGATCACCTGCTGCAAAACGCGTTGCACCTGCGCCAGAATCGGACCGGTGTCGATTGCCGTGAGGTTCGGATGGGCGGCGATCAGCCCGTCGATGGTCGACTGTTTTTCCGGCGGCAGATGGAAACTGGTAATGAACGTCGCCGGGAAATCCTGCAAGGCGGTCGGCGGCATCAGCACGAAAAAGTTGACCTTGAACGAGCCCCAGTCGAGCTTGCGGACACTCGTTACCGGCGCGTCGACCTGCAGGCCCGTCACGTCGAAGCGCAGCGTGTCGCCAGGCTTCACGTTGATCAGCTTCGCCAGTCCCTGCTCGATCGAAATCTGCGGCGTCTTCGTGTCGCCATACCATGTGCCGGCGGAGAGACGGTTGTCGTCGGGCAGCTCGGTTGTGTACGACAGATTGAATTCGCGATCGACGAGACGCTTCGCATCCTCGCCCTTGAACGAGTCCGGATTGACCGGCTTGCCGTTGATCGCGATCAGCCGGCCGCGCACCATTGGCGCGAGCACCGTGCCGGGCACGCCGTGCGTGCTCAGATATTGCGTGACTGCTTCGCGCTGGTCGGGCTGGATGTCGATGATGAATTCGTTCGGCGCGTCGGGCGGCGTCGATTTGCGCCAGCCGGCCACGAGGTCGTCACGCGTCATCGCGATCAGCAACAGGCACATCAGACCGATGCCGAGCGCGGTGATCTGCAACGCGCTCGCGCCGCTACGCCGCTCCAGCGACGCCAACGCGTAACGCCAGCCGATCCCCGCATTCACGCGCTCGCTGCGCACGGCGCGCGACGCGCCCCACAACGCCAGCCGCGCGATGCACGCGAACACCAGCATTCCGCCGGCAAAGCCGCCCGCGACGATGCCGCCGAGCTTCAACTCGCCCGCCGCGACGATCAGGAGCGCGGCGAACAGCGCGATGCCGAGCGCATAGGCGGCCCACGCAGTGCGTCCCGCTTCGCCCCATTCGCGACGCAGCACGCGCACCGGCGGCACGCGCGTCAATGGCAACAGCGGCGGCAACGCGAAGCCGAGCAACAGCACGAGACCGGCCGCGATGCCTTCGAGCGCCGGCCAGACGGTTGGGTACGGCAAGGCGACATCGATCAGACTGCCGAGCCAGGTCAGCAACGCAAGATGCCCGAGGTATCCGAGGGCCACGCCGAGCGCGCCGCCGATCAAACCCAGGCCGATGAATTCAAGCGTGAACAGCGCGCGCAGCGTGGCCTGGCTGACACCAAGGCAGCGCATCGCCGCGCAGCCGTCCAGATGCCGGCGCATATACCGATGCGCGGCCATTGCGATTGCCACCGCCGCGAGCAACGCGGTGAGCAGCGAGACGAGCGTGAGAAAGTGACTCGCGCGGTCGAGCGTCTGACGCACCTGCGGCTGACCGTCTTGCAACGACTCGAGCGCGACGCCGCGCATCTTGCCACCGTCCACCTTGTCGTGCGCGAATTGCGCGAAGCGCGCCACCGATTCATCCGGGCCCGCCACCAGCAACCGATAAGTCACGCGGCTGCCGAAGGTGATGAGGCCGGTCGACTGGACATCGTCGGCACGCAACATCAGGCGCGGCGAAAAATTGACGAACGAAAAACCACGATCGAGTTCGCGGGTAATGACCGCGCCGATCGTGAAGTTGCGCGCCCCGACCTTCACGGCGTCGCCGACATGCAGCTTCAATGCGTCGAGCAGCGCCTGATCGACCCACACCGTACCCCGCGCCGGAATCGAATCGGCAGGATGATCGGCCGCACCTGGCGCCGAAGCGATCCGCAACGCGCCACGCAACGGATAACCCGGCGACACCGCCTTGATGGCGGCCAGCCGCGAGACCGGCTGGGCACCGGTCGAATTGATCATGCTGGGGAAGATCGCCGTGCTGGCGGTATTCAAACCGAGTGCGCCGGCTTGCTGCGCGAACTGCGGATCGACCGGATGATCGGCACGCACGATGAAATCAGCGGCGATCATGCGCCGCGCATCACGCTCGAGCCCCTGATGCAAACGGTCAGCCAGAAAGCCGACACTCGACAACGCCGCGACGGCCAGCACCAGCGCCAGCAGCAGCATCGTCAGTTCGCCCGCGCGCCAGTCGCGCGCCGTCATACGAATGGACTGGCGCAGTACATCCGCGCCACCCAGCCGGCGCGTTGGCTGTGAAGCCGCCCGCGCCGTCACACCTCTTACCGTATCGCTCAATCGTGCCGACTCCTGGCAAACCGCGACACCATGTGCGTCGCCATCCCGCGAAAACCGCCCTGCACCCCGCGCCACAGCCGCGGCAACGCCCAGCCGGCCAGCACCATGAAACCCACCATCAATACCAGGAACACTAGCGGCACGAACAGCGCGAGCAGCATGCCGCCGAACACGAGACCGTCTTCAGCGGTCGAGGTCACGACATTCGACACCGGTTCCGGCGACAGATTGATCAACGCGCGCGTGCCCGCTTTCGCCAGATGCGCGGTGCCCGCCAGCGTGCCGCCCGCGAGTGCCGCGACTGTCAGCAGCGCGGGATCGGCATGGCCGAGCGCGCCGGCCGCCAATACTGCGCCGGCGGGAATGCGGATAAAGGTATGAACCGCGTCCCATAGGGAATCGAACGCGGGGATTTTGTCGGCGAGAAATTCAGTGACCGTCAGCACGCCGGCGACGCCGATAACCCACGGCGAGGACAGCGCGGACAGCGTATCGGGGAGATGAATGAAGCCAAGGCGTGCGAACACGCCGGCCAGCAGGACTGTCAGATAGAGGCGCAGACCGCTGCCCCAGGAGAGGCCCGCAGCGAGCGAAAGTGATTCAAGCATGGCCGCCTCCAGGCGCGCTGTGCGTGCCGGGCGCTTCGACGGGCAAAGGAAAGGGAGCCACCGCACCGAAGTCGTCAGACCCGCGCCAAGCCGGCCGCGCCAAATGGGCCGCGGACAATTTCAGGTTGGATTCAGTCTCATTATAGCCACGTTAATTCGCAGAACGCAGAGCGGCGAATAAATGGCGGGCGCTAATGGCGGATGGTCGGCGGATAGATAACGCCCGGTTCAAGCGCACGCGGACACGATAATCCACGTGAGCAACGAGGGCTCAATGCCCCGACGACAGCTTCAACCCGATCAATCCGATCACAATCAGCGCCGCGCTCGCCACCCGCGCGACCGTCAGGGCCTCGCCCATCATGACGATGCCGAAGATGAACGCGCCGACCGCGCCGATCCCCGTCCACACGGCGTAGGCTGTGCCGAGCGGCAACTGGCGCATCGCCATCGCGAGCAGGATAAAGCTGCCGAGCGCTGTCACCAGTGTGAATACGGACGGCCAGAGCCGGGTGAAACCTTCGGAGGTTTTGAGACCGGCCGCCCACGCGACTTCAAGCAAACCGGCAATCAACAGAAGAATCCAGGGCATGAGACAGCTCCATGGTCAGATGGGGCCGTCCCCGTTTGTAGCAGTGCGCAAGGTCGTCCTTACGAACTGTAATTATATCAAAATAGCGCGCCGCCTTGCTGCGGCGAGCAGCCGCAAGGGCGCGGCGGACGCCTCGGGCAAACTCAAACCGCGCCCACCAGCCGGTATCCCACGCCCGTTTCCGTCACGATATGCTCCGGCTGCGCCGGGTCGCGCTCGAGTTTCCCACGCAGATGCGCCATATAGATACGCAGATAGTGATGGCTCTCCACATGCGACGGCCCCCACACGTCGCGCAGCAATTGCCGGTGCGTCAACACGCGGCCCGCGTGGCGCACGAGGGTCGCGAGCAGGCGATATTCGATCGGCGTGAGATGGACGGCGGCGCCGTCGCGGCTCACCTGACGCAAGGCCAGATCGACCGTCACCGCGCCGAAGCGCACCAGCGGCGATTCATTCGCGCCGCCCTGATTGCGGCGCCGCATATGTGCGCGGATTCGCGCCAGCAGTTCGGAGACGCCGAACGGCTTGGTGAGGTAATCGTCCGCGCCGGCATCGAGCGCGGCAACTTTCTCGGTTTCCTGGGTGCGCGCCGACAGCACGATGACCGGCAACTCACTCCAGCCACGCAGTTCGCGAATCACGTCGAGGCCGTCGGTATCAGGCAGGCCGAGATCGACGATCACGAGATCGGGTTTGCGCGTCGCGGCTTCGACGAGACCTTGCTTGCCGGTCTCGGCGTCGTGCACGACGATGCCCTCGCCTTCCAGCGCGGTTCGCACGAAGCGGCGAATCTGCTTTTCGTCTTCGATCAGGACGACGGTGATGCTCGGGTCACTCATGGGTCGGTTTGGAAAGCGGGTTAGGAGTTGAGTCGAGGTCGGGCAAAGCGTCCGCGCCTTCGTCTTCCAGTGCATCCGGGGCTTCGGGCGGCGTTTCCACCGGCAGCGTGAACCAGAAACGCGCGCCTTCGACGCGGCCGTCCGCGGACAGGCGATTGAGCGCGCCGATTGTAC is a genomic window containing:
- the kdpE gene encoding two-component system response regulator KdpE; its protein translation is MSDPSITVVLIEDEKQIRRFVRTALEGEGIVVHDAETGKQGLVEAATRKPDLVIVDLGLPDTDGLDVIRELRGWSELPVIVLSARTQETEKVAALDAGADDYLTKPFGVSELLARIRAHMRRRNQGGANESPLVRFGAVTVDLALRQVSRDGAAVHLTPIEYRLLATLVRHAGRVLTHRQLLRDVWGPSHVESHHYLRIYMAHLRGKLERDPAQPEHIVTETGVGYRLVGAV